In Fusarium oxysporum f. sp. lycopersici 4287 chromosome 2, whole genome shotgun sequence, a genomic segment contains:
- a CDS encoding hypothetical protein (At least one base has a quality score < 10), with product MLLIGLYVPVDGRLRSHGAPSSLRLNSAIRESTRGYTHYTSRGFISNCNYLIDLAHRLAVFAKNLLPLDAISMSYHAEDLVKLQQYSACDISDALLKLKVPGAGFVADLNLYSSPEGDATSVTVAPVSTVLFASKGQDLPEIQKNIPEGTHWADLTEPGTIVVLKQPDGQKNAVCGGIMAVRMKVCQAKGIVVAGRARDIAELKSTSLPIWARGLSTVGVGGGSVPWAIQVPLDIDGTLVSPGDLAFSDPINGVVVIPQNKVSEVLELLPKLTAADEKVKEDVLKGATVFESFKLHRSNL from the exons ATGCTTCTGATTGGACTGTACGTCCCGGTTGATGGGAGGCTCCGGAGTCATGGAGCTCCGAGTTCACTACGACTGAACTCTGCGATACGCGAGTCTACCCGGGGCTATACGCACTACACGTCAAGAGGCTTTATCTCGAACTGCAACTATTTGATAGACCTTGCTCACCGACTCGCCGTATTCGCTAAAAACTTGTTGCCCTTGGACGCTATCAGCATGAGTTACCACGCCGAGGACTTGGTAAAGCTGCAGCAGTATTCCGCTTGTGATATCTCGGACGCACTCCTCAAGTTAAAGGTTCCCGGCGCCGGCTTTGTTGCCGATCTGAACCTATACAGCTCTCCTGAGGGTGATGCAACATCGGTTACTGTTGCTCCAGTTTCAACAGTTCTCTTCGCCTCCAAGGGACAGGATCTCCCAGAAATACAAAAGAACATCCCTGAGGGAACCCATTGGGCCGATCTGACAGAACCAGGAACCATTGTGGTTCTTAAACAGCCTGACGGTCAAAAGAATGCTGTTTGTGGTGGGATCATGGCAGTTCGCATGAAAGTGTGCCAAGCCAAGGGCATCGTTGTAGCTGGGCGAGCCAGAGATATAGCGGAATTAAAGAGTACTTCCTTACCG ATTTGGGCTCGAGGGTTGTCCACCGTTGGGGTCGGTGGAGGGAGCGTGCCCTGGGCGATCCAGGTACCTCTCGACATTGATGGAACCCTCGTCTCTCCTGGCGACCTTGCATTTAGCGATCCAATCAACGGGGTGGTGGTCATTCCTCAGAACAAGGTTTCTGAGGTCCTCGAATTGCTGCCCAAGCTGACAGCCGCTGATGAAAAGGTTAAGGAAGATGTGCTCAAAGGTGCAACGGTTTTTGAGTCCTTCAAGCTTCATCGAAGCAATCTTTGA
- a CDS encoding phosphoglycerate dehydrogenase has translation MGGQRQEGERHLDLFTYTRSCALSHLNLSFLGYTPSLQVLQTTTQLTMSPSATFDTPSAGHSSRLKILVPEKVSPDGLALLTPHFDVDNRKGLTATELINLIPNYHGLIIRSETQVTAEVVQAGRKLRVVARAGVGVDNIDVPAASAQGVIVVNSPSGNILAAAEHTIALLLSTARNVGQADSSVKAGRWERSKLVGVEVGRKTLGIIGLGKVGMNVARMAIGLGMTVKAVDPYASTDMARQTGVELVPGLEDLLPVVDFLTIHTPLLATTLDLVGEAEFKKMKKTARVLNVARGGVYNEEALIKALDEGWIAGAGIDVWSSEPLAADSAAARLSQHHKVVATPHLGASTIEAQENVSMDVCKQVLEILQGGLPTSAVNAPIIMPEEYRKLQPSVQLVEKMGRLYTQHFVRSKGGMIGGRRFELIYHGDLAGMTNTKPLFAALVKGLVSTISDSHINMVNAALIAKEKGIVISETRSGDSPSTYANFVTLRSYQAGSSGSEQVIEGYASDEQVFISKLDRFNGVFTPEGTLIILHNYDEPGKIGGVGMVLGKHGINIKFMQVASLDPEATKGADTPPDPKGNEALMILGVLGPVSGEVLEDLKNSPGVLDVGLVKL, from the coding sequence ATGGGAGGGCAAAGACAAGAGGGGGAACGTCATCTCGATCTTTTTACTTATACTAGGTCGTGTGCCCTCTCACACTTGAACTTGAGTTTCTTAGGATACACACCGTCTTTGCAAGTACTTCAGACTACTACTCAACTCACCATGTCCCCTTCAGCTACTTTTGACACACCGTCTGCTGGCCACTCAAGCCGTCTTAAGATCCTCGTACCTGAAAAAGTATCTCCAGATGGACTGGCTTTACTCACCCCTCACTTTGATGTTGACAATCGTAAAGGGCTAACAGCCACTGAGCTTATCAATTTGATCCCCAACTACCATGGTCTGATTATTCGCTCCGAGACGCAAGTTACAGCTGAAGTCGTCCAAGCTGGACGGAAGCTGAGGGTTGTTGCTCGGGCTGGTGTTGGAGTTGACAACATAGATGTCCCTGCCGCAAGCGCCCAAGGCGTTATTGTTGTGAACTCTCCTTCAGGCAACATCCTTGCAGCGGCAGAACACACTATTGCACTCCTCCTCTCAACAGCCCGTAATGTGGGCCAGGCAGACAGCAGTGTCAAGGCTGGCCGCTGGGAGCGAAGCAAGCTCGTGGGAGTTGAAGTTGGCCGCAAGACTCTCGGTATCATCGGATTGGGCAAGGTTGGAATGAATGTTGCTCGCATGGCCATAGGTCTCGGTATGACAGTCAAGGCGGTCGACCCCTATGCAAGCACCGACATGGCTCGCCAAACTGGCGTTGAACTGGTTCCAGGGTTGGAGGACCTGCTTCCTGTGGTTGACTTTCTGACCATCCATACGCCCCTGCTTGCTACAACACTGGACTTAGTTGGCGAGGCAGAGTTTaaaaagatgaagaagacagcCCGTGTGCTCAATGTTGCACGCGGTGGTGTGTATAACGAGGAGGCTTTGATAAAAGCACTTGATGAGGGATGGATCGCAGGAGCGGGTATTGACGTCTGGTCTTCAGAGCCACTGGCTGCAgactcagcagcagcccgGCTCAGTCAACACCACAAGGTTGTGGCGACACCTCATCTGGGAGCTTCAACAATTGAGGCACAGGAGAATGTTTCCATGGATGTCTGCAAGCAGGTCCTTGAGATTCTTCAAGGCGGACTTCCTACTAGCGCTGTCAATGCCCCTATTATCATGCCGGAAGAGTACCGTAAGCTGCAACCATCTGTGCAGCTTGTCGAAAAGATGGGCCGTCTCTATACGCAGCACTTTGTGCGAAGTAAAGGAGGCATGATAGGGGGTCGTCGATTCGAGCTCATATATCACGGCGACCTGGCTGGCATGACCAACACCAAGCCGCTGTTTGCTGCTCTTGTCAAAGGTCTTGTGTCCACGATCAGCGACTCGCATATCAACATGGTCAACGCAGCACTCATTGccaaagagaaaggcatTGTGATTAGTGAGACTCGTTCTGGCGATTCACCTTCGACTTATGCCAACTTTGTGACACTACGTTCATATCAGGCTGGTAGCAGTGGCAGTGAGCAGGTAATTGAAGGCTACGCGAGTGACGAACAAgtcttcatctccaagctgGACAGATTCAATGGTGTATTTACACCAGAGGGAACCCTCATTATACTGCACAACTACGATGAGCCTGGCAAGATTGGAGGAGTAGGTATGGTGCTCGGAAAGCACGGGATTaacatcaagttcatgcAAGTGGCCAGTCTGGACCCCGAAGCTACTAAGGGAGCCGATACCCCGCCTGACCCGAAAGGCAACGAGGCATTGATGATTCTTGGTGTTCTCGGGCCGGTGAGTGGTGAAGTCTTGGAGGACTTGAAGAACTCCCCAGgagttcttgatgttggaCTGGTTAAGCTGTGA
- a CDS encoding hypothetical protein (At least one base has a quality score < 10) — protein MNTNDVNSFDAGRRPRPKSSILEGFMHRRQASTDTHSFQAPFDGPVSPIQPKIMAFENYSNPGALAELQYNQQESSGRFSRRQDRGRSQSPTKSSFGNFTIITAPGKEAKASKSRDPSPTKPKRPKSTTNLAGLLKPKTLRNLGRFGSDDNVNSSKDKENRTPEEPVADPAPTPIYSQFASRPNIEPPQSTRRSMDEARAPSVQDLYNGSRVAVKERPKSYHPMLGRMEPPPSPTKARTSNDSRKGSKDSTEAKSKSGRGKVLSVFTTFNHSRSKSTSVVPEPTEAVLDPKDIDKHLEAMLDRRNIPENQRYKMRNLSDTIKMEFIRQDWAESQASRTERSCSTDSANSGLVMEAGTQNEEKQKRSRGKSFTLSRGRKESKEPSSPIKKSKADGTLGRHFRSKSTDSVVSEGPPGSSGSVSNSGILSKIKLNQGPGDYVAYLRKVQKPELVEVGKVHKLRLLLRNETVAWIEDFIQQGGMKEIVGLLNRIMEVEWREEHEDALLHENLLCLKALSTTARAMQYLHTIQSDLFPKLLHMLFDPEKKGPSEFTTRNIITSVLFTYVESAAPAERVTRAQSILAHLRDPEPKEDQRPLPFVLEMRQERPYRVWNKEVVSVTKEVFWIFLHNVNVVSLPSDRPSTCDLAPGPYSYMLRHFPQERPPVPAAPYVGGVEWDATNYLASHLDLMNAILACTPTQEERNTLRAQFRISGWERCLGGSLRLCKEKFYGSVHDGLRTWVGAAAEDGWDVKDVRYGPPPDARASPKKTGGGQKKPVEAAPKLEMPKLDFGLDKPSTPSKEKDMWL, from the exons ATGAATACAAACGACGTAAATAGCTTCGACGCCGGTCGAAGACCACGGCCCAAGTCCTCCATCCTCGAGGGCTTCATGCATCGTCGTCAAGCCTCCACCGATACCCATTCATTCCAGGCCCCTTTCGATGGTCCTGTCTCTCCTATACAGCCCAAGATCATGGCTTTTGAGAACTACTCCAACCCAGGGGCACTGGCGGAGCTACAATACAACCAGCAAGAGTCTTCCGGACGCTTCTCACGGCGACAGGACCGAGGCCGATCACAGTCCCCGACCAAGAGCAGCTTTGGCAACTTCACCATCATAACAGCACCCggcaaagaagccaaggccTCAAAATCTCGCGATCCCTCTCCCACCAAACCGAAACGGCCAAAGTCAACAACTAACCTTGCTGGTCTGCTCAAGCCCAAGACGCTGCGAAACTTGGGCAGGTTCGGATCCGACGACAATGTCAATTCAtccaaggacaaggaaaACAGAACTCCCGAAGAACCGGTAGCAGACCCTGCACCAACACCCATTTATTCTCAGTTTGCCTCTCGACCGAACATCGAACCACCCCAGAGCACACGCCGTAGTATGGACGAAGCACGGGCACCAAGTGTCCAGGATCTTTATAATGGCAGTCGAGTCGCCGTCAAAGAGCGACCGAAATCATATCATCCCATGCTGGGAAGGATGGAACCACCCCCCTCACCGACCAAGGCACGCACTTCAAACGATTCCCGAAAGGGATCAAAAGACTCGACTGAGGCTAAAAGTAAGAGCGGTCGAGGTAAGGTCTTGAGCGTCTTTACTACATTCAACCACAGCCGATCCAAGTCAACGTCAGTTGTACCTGAGCCGACCGAGGCAGTACTTGACCCTAAGGATATTGACAAACACCTTGAAGCTATGTTGGACCGACGAAACATTCCAGAGAACCAGAGATACAAGATGAGGAACCTGAGTGACACCATCAAGATGGAGTTTATCCGCCAGGACTGGGCAGAATCACAGGCTTCTCGGACAGAGAGATCCTGCTCAACAGATAGCGCCAACAGCGGCCTGGTCATGGAAGCCGGCACACAAAATGAAGAGAAACAGAAGCGATCACGGGGCAAGAGTTTTACTCTCTCACGAGGAAGAAAGGAATCAAAGGAGCCAAGCTCCCCTATCAAAAAGTCAAAGGCCGACGGGACGTTAGGTCGTCATTTCAGAAGCAAGTCCACTGACAGCGTAGTCAGCGAAGGGCCTCCTGGATCAAGCGGCTCCGTTTCCAACTCTGGAATTCTGTCCAAGATTAAGCTCAACCAAGGCCCAGGTGATTACGTGGCGTATCTCAGAAAGGTTCAAAAACCAGAACTTGTCGAGGTCGGCAAAGTTCACAAGCTACGACTGCTTCTCAGGAACGAGACAGTGGCATGGATCGAAGACTTCATCCAGCAAGGCGGTATGAAGGAGATTGTAGGTCTGCTCAACCGCATCATGGAGGTTGAATGGAG GGAGGAACATGAAGATGCACTGCTTCACGAGAATCTTCTCTGTCTAAAGGCACTGTCGACGACAGCTCGCGCCATGCAATATCTTCACACGATCCAGAGCGATCTATTTCCCAAGCTCCTACACATGCTCTTCGAcccagagaagaagggtcCCAGCGAGTTCACCACTCGTAACATCATAACATCCGTCTTGTTCACGTATGTTGAGTCTGCTGCACCAGCCGAACGGGTCACACGAGCCCAGAGTATTCTCGCACACCTCAGAGACCCCGAGCCAAAGGAAGATCAGCGCCCATTGCCATTTGTCCTAGAGATGAGGCAAGAAAGGCCATACCGCGTTTGGAACAAGGAGGTTGTTAGCGTCACTAAAGAAGTGTTCTGGATCTTCCTTCACAACGTCAACGTTGTATCCCTTCCTTCGGACCGCCCCTCGACGTGTGACCTTGCCCCTGGTCCGTACAGTTACATGCTTCGACATTTCCCTCAAGAGCGCCCCCCGGTCCCAGCAGCACCATATGTGGGCGGAGTCGAATGGGATGCGACCAACTACCtggcttctcatcttgatCTCATGAACGCCATCTTGGCCTGCACACCGACACAAGAGGAGCGCAACACTCTTCGCGCACAATTCCGAATTTCGGGATGGGAGCGATGCCTTGGTGGTAGTCTACGACTCTGTAAAGAGAAGTTCTATGGAAGTGTGCATGACGGGCTTCGGACATGGGTCGGAGCGGCGGCCGAGGATGGTTGGGACGTCAAGGATGTGCGATACGGGCCGCCCCCTGACGCTCGGGCTTCACCAAAGAAAACTGGAGGTGGTCAGAAGAAACCGGTCGAGGCGGCGCCAAAGCTTGAGATGCCGAAGCTCGATTTTGGGTTGGATAAGCCATCCACTCCAAGTAAGGAGAAGGACATGTGGCTGTGA
- a CDS encoding carboxy-cis,cis-muconate cyclase, which translates to MRPALISKLRATSITAKMPVHHLMVGTWTPPGAIFTFAFDDEALTLKLVKRTEIPKDEPISWMTFSHDRKAIYGAAMKKWSSFAVESPTSITHQVSHPMEHDPNASLATTNTRAIFLLAANKPPYAVYCNPFYDHAGHGAVFTTDSTTKALKENVQNYPYQPNTGIHGMVFDPKEEYLYSADLRANKLWTHRRVSKDDPSLELVGSVDCPDARDHPRWVAMHPTGNYLYALMEKGNRICEYLIDPATRLPVYTHKHYPLIPPGIPDRWTQYRADVCVLSSSGKYLFASSRANSFDLTGYVAAFKLSDTGAIERQICLNPTPTSGGHSNAVAPCPWTDEWVAITDDQEGWLEIYRWQDEHLARVARVRTPEPGFGMNAIWYD; encoded by the exons ATGCGACCTGCACTCATCTCAAAGCTTCGAGCAACATCTATCACAGCCAAAATGCCTGTTCATCATCTCATGGTTGGTACCTGGACTCCTCCAGGTGCTATCTTCACTTTTGCCTTCGACGACGAAGCTCTTACACTGAAGCTCGTGAAAAGGACCGAGATTCCCAAGGACGAGCCAATCTCATGGATGACATTTAGT CATGATCGCAAAGCTATTTACGGTGCTGCCATGAAGAAGTGGTCCAGCTTCGCCGTCGAATCGCCAACTTCGATAACTCACCAAGTCTCTCACCCAATGGAGCACGATC CCAATGCTTCTCTTGCCACCACAAACACCCGTgccatcttccttctcgcaGCGAACAAGCCTCCTTATGCCGTCTACTGCAATCCTTTCTACGATCACGCTGGCCACGGCGCTGTCTTCACCACCGATTCCACCACAAAGGCTCTCAAGGAAAATGTTCAAAACTATCCTTACCAGCCTAACACGGGTATTCACGGAATGGTCTTTGACCCTAAGGAAGAGTACCTTTATTCTGCCGACCTCCGTGCTAACAAGCTCTGGACCCATCGCCGTGTCAGCAAGGACGATCCTTCTCTTGAGCTAGTTGGTTCTGTCGATTGTCCTGATGCTCGAGACCACCCTCGATGGGTAGCCATGCATCCTACTGGAAACTACCTCTATGCTCTTATGGAGAAGGGCAACCGAATTTGCGAGTACCTCATCGATCCAGCAACTCGTCTTCCCGTTTACACCCACAAGCACTACCCTCTGATTCCTCCAGGTATCCCCGATAGGTGGACACAGTACCGCGCTGATGTCTGCGTGCTTTCGTCGTCGGGCAAGTATCTCTTTGCCTCGTCCCGTGCCAACTCCTTCGACCTGACAGGTTATGTGGCCGCCTTCAAGCTCTCGGATACCGGCGCCATTGAGCGCCAGATCTGCCTGAATCCTACACCTACGAGTGGTGGACACAGTAATGCGGTTGCACCTTGCCCTTGGACAGACGAGTGGGTAGCGATCACGGATGATCAAGAAGGTTGGCTGGAGATCTACCGCTGGCAAGATGAGCACCTCGCCCGTGTTGCAAGGGTTAGAACACCAGAGCCTGGCTTCGGCATGAACGCCATCTGGTATGACTGA